The Benincasa hispida cultivar B227 chromosome 11, ASM972705v1, whole genome shotgun sequence genome has a segment encoding these proteins:
- the LOC120089849 gene encoding rRNA-processing protein FCF1 homolog, whose protein sequence is MGRAKKGPKFAVMKKMVTSKAIKNYKEQVLNPKRKDLTKENLPRNVPNVPSALFFKYNTALGPPYRVLVDTNFINFSIQNKLDLEKGMMDCLYAKCTPCITDCVMAELERLGQKYRVALRIAKDPRFERLPCTHKGTYADDCLVERVTQHKCYIVATCDRDLKRRIRKIPGVPIMYITRHQYSIERLPEATIGGAPRM, encoded by the exons ATGGGGAGGGCCAAGAAAGGACCCAAATTTGCAGTCATGAAGAAGATGGTCACCTCCAAAGCAATTAAGAA CTATAAAGAACAGGTCTTGAACCCAAAAAGAAAAGATCTTACGAAAGAAAATCTCCCAAGAAATGT TCCAAATGTTCCTTCGGCACTTTTCTTCAAGTACAACACTGCATTGGGGCCACCTTATCGGGTTTTGGTGGATACAAACTTCATCAATTTCTCCATTCAAAACAAA TTGGACTTAGAAAAGGGAATGATGGACTGTCTATATGCAAAAT GCACTCCTTGTATAACGGACTGCGTGATGGCTGAGCTTGAGCGGTTAGGTCAGAAGTATCGTGTTGCTCTTAG AATAGCTAAGGACCCACGATTTGAGAGACTACCCTGTACTCATAAAGGAACCTATGCTGATGATTGCCTTGTCGAAAGAGTGACTCAG CATAAGTGTTATATAGTTGCTACTTGTGATAGAGATTTGAAGCGTAGGATTCGCAAG ATTCCTGGTGTACCAATTATGTATATAACTCGGCATCAGTATTCGATTGAGCGGTTGCCTGAAGCAACAATTGGAGGAG CTCCAAGGATGTGA